The proteins below come from a single Brevundimonas sp. LM2 genomic window:
- a CDS encoding YdcF family protein, whose protein sequence is MKFLTLVGIVGLIWLVGLFAFADRVRNLTPAVEPAQADGIVALTGPSTERINAAVRLLEQDKGERVLISGVNREVRRQELNALTPGSSRLFNCCVDLGFEAEDTGGNAQEIAAWAASKNYTSLIVVTSDYHMPRSLLEIRGAAPDLTLTPYAVSTPSLDNSRWWRAAVTARRMTLEYMKYLAVLGRETLRRVIGEDETVPAPSPEEAPAS, encoded by the coding sequence ATGAAGTTTCTGACTCTCGTGGGGATCGTCGGCCTGATCTGGCTGGTGGGGCTGTTCGCCTTCGCCGACCGGGTTCGCAACCTGACGCCCGCGGTAGAACCCGCCCAGGCCGACGGCATCGTCGCCCTGACCGGGCCGTCCACCGAGCGGATCAATGCCGCCGTCCGCCTGCTGGAACAGGACAAGGGGGAGCGGGTCCTGATCTCCGGCGTCAACCGCGAGGTGCGGCGCCAGGAGCTGAACGCCCTGACGCCCGGCTCCAGCCGCCTGTTCAACTGCTGCGTCGATCTCGGCTTCGAGGCCGAGGATACCGGCGGCAACGCCCAGGAAATCGCCGCCTGGGCCGCGTCGAAGAACTATACGTCCCTGATCGTGGTGACCTCGGACTACCACATGCCCCGGTCCCTGCTGGAGATCCGCGGCGCGGCCCCCGACCTGACGCTGACGCCCTACGCCGTTTCGACCCCGTCGCTGGACAATTCGCGCTGGTGGCGGGCGGCCGTCACCGCGCGGCGCATGACGCTGGAATACATGAAATATCTCGCCGTCCTGGGACGCGAGACCCTGCGCCGCGTGATCGGCGAGGATGAAACGGTCCCCGCCCCCAGCCCCGAAGAGGCACCCGCGTCTTGA
- a CDS encoding ABC transporter permease has protein sequence MIRWSTLFGPGPAGRIRSRPLRPEQGLLPRDPAGERWLAALIAVLCFLACLAAVGTLAADRASQGWARALRGEATVQVRPRVGETGPAAAARAAETLAGVDGVAEAEAMDRDTAEALLRPWMGEAVLADLPIPFLVTVRLEPTAPAGALSLSRALAEAGIDATVDDHSLWRGEVEQSAGVLSLLALAAFLATAFAAGAAIVYATRAGLEARRGVIETLSLSGATDASIAWLFQRRFAVLAGVAGAIGAGVAIVLVGGLRALGGDGGLTPALPLAWSDLALLSACPLIAATVALVAARLSAAATLGGRARPD, from the coding sequence GTGATCCGCTGGTCCACCCTGTTCGGCCCGGGCCCCGCGGGCCGAATCCGGTCCAGGCCCCTGCGGCCCGAGCAGGGCCTGCTGCCCCGCGACCCGGCGGGCGAGCGATGGCTGGCGGCGCTGATCGCGGTGCTGTGCTTTCTCGCCTGTCTGGCCGCCGTGGGGACCCTGGCGGCGGACCGGGCCTCGCAGGGCTGGGCGCGGGCGCTGCGCGGCGAGGCGACGGTGCAGGTGCGGCCGCGCGTCGGCGAGACCGGCCCGGCCGCGGCGGCCCGGGCGGCCGAGACCCTGGCCGGGGTCGACGGCGTCGCGGAGGCCGAGGCCATGGATCGCGACACCGCGGAGGCCCTGCTGCGCCCCTGGATGGGCGAGGCGGTGCTGGCCGACCTGCCGATCCCCTTCCTGGTGACCGTCCGGCTGGAGCCGACTGCCCCGGCCGGCGCGCTGAGTCTGAGCCGGGCCTTGGCCGAGGCCGGCATCGACGCCACGGTCGACGACCATAGCCTGTGGCGCGGCGAGGTCGAGCAATCCGCCGGCGTCCTGTCCCTGCTGGCCCTGGCCGCCTTCCTGGCCACGGCCTTCGCGGCGGGAGCGGCGATCGTCTATGCCACCCGCGCGGGCCTGGAGGCGCGGCGTGGCGTGATCGAGACCCTGAGCCTGTCCGGCGCGACCGACGCCAGCATCGCCTGGCTGTTCCAGCGCCGGTTCGCCGTTCTGGCGGGGGTGGCCGGCGCGATCGGCGCGGGAGTCGCCATCGTCCTGGTCGGCGGGTTGCGGGCCCTGGGCGGAGACGGGGGCCTGACCCCGGCCCTGCCCCTGGCCTGGAGCGACCTGGCCCTGCTCTCGGCCTGCCCCCTGATTGCCGCTACGGTGGCGCTTGTCGCGGCCCGGCTCTCGGCGGCCGCGACCCTTGGCGGGCGGGCGCGGCCTGATTAG
- a CDS encoding cell division ATP-binding protein FtsE, with protein sequence MPLSPRRAAASAPSPETVRLSAVSFGYAGRPDVLRDINLILPRGSFHFLTGASGSGKSSLLKLLTLAETPSSGALALFGDDVGQVPRHDRPAYRRRMGVVFQDFRLLDHLSVFDNVALPLRLRGRKPADYAGDVAEMLSWVGLSDQAEGRTTALSGGEKQRLAIARAVMAGPELLLADEPTGSVDAAMAERLLKLFQAMNRMGTTILIASHDEALARASGARLLRLADGRVSAVTA encoded by the coding sequence ATGCCTCTTTCGCCCCGTCGCGCCGCCGCTTCCGCGCCTTCACCCGAGACCGTCCGCCTCTCGGCGGTCAGCTTCGGCTACGCCGGACGGCCCGACGTGCTTCGGGACATTAACCTCATTTTGCCCCGCGGCTCTTTCCACTTCCTTACCGGGGCCTCCGGGTCCGGCAAGTCTTCGCTGTTGAAGCTGCTGACCCTGGCCGAGACGCCGTCTTCCGGCGCTCTGGCCCTGTTCGGCGACGACGTGGGCCAGGTCCCCCGCCACGACCGGCCCGCCTATCGCCGACGCATGGGGGTGGTGTTTCAGGACTTCCGCCTGCTGGATCACCTCAGCGTCTTCGACAACGTCGCCCTGCCCCTGCGCCTGCGCGGTCGGAAACCAGCGGACTACGCCGGGGACGTGGCCGAGATGCTGAGCTGGGTCGGGCTGTCCGACCAGGCCGAGGGGCGGACCACCGCCCTGTCGGGGGGCGAGAAGCAGAGGCTGGCGATCGCCCGCGCCGTCATGGCGGGACCGGAACTGCTGCTGGCCGACGAGCCGACCGGCAGCGTCGACGCCGCCATGGCCGAGCGGCTGCTGAAACTGTTCCAGGCCATGAACCGAATGGGCACCACCATCCTGATCGCCAGTCATGACGAGGCCCTGGCCCGGGCCTCCGGCGCGCGGCTGCTGCGGCTGGCCGACGGGCGCGTCTCGGCGGTGACGGCGTGA
- a CDS encoding MJ0042-type zinc finger domain-containing protein produces MILTCPSCATSYFTPDGAIPPAGRKVRCQSCAHVWLATAEEPLELTAATAPGLAAAEGRAFDDAPPVAAETPAPELPKAFRARAEQQRRLRRAATHGVVWAGLASVFVGLIAAGWLFRVDVVQMYPRAAAAYAMVGAPVNAVGLEFEAVTAKALPDRPDTVVVSGALRNVRDREIVAPAVRVALLDDHGAEIGHAIIALDAAPVLPGGVQGFAALIRDPGAHGVDVGVAFAGPGATPAPVEAAHPAKTAAHARPLPTPDDHGLRPAILETAPAAHAQPVDAVSVEAPQHEAVDSHGKEAVSASHG; encoded by the coding sequence ATGATACTGACCTGCCCGTCCTGTGCCACCAGCTATTTCACGCCCGACGGAGCGATCCCCCCCGCCGGTCGCAAGGTCCGCTGTCAGTCCTGCGCCCATGTCTGGCTGGCCACGGCGGAAGAGCCGCTGGAACTGACTGCCGCCACCGCGCCGGGCCTCGCCGCGGCCGAGGGAAGGGCGTTCGACGATGCGCCGCCGGTCGCCGCCGAAACCCCGGCGCCCGAGCTTCCCAAGGCCTTTCGCGCGCGCGCCGAGCAGCAGCGCCGTCTGCGCCGGGCGGCGACGCACGGCGTGGTCTGGGCGGGACTGGCCAGTGTCTTCGTCGGCCTGATCGCGGCGGGCTGGCTATTCCGGGTCGATGTGGTCCAGATGTACCCACGCGCCGCCGCCGCCTATGCGATGGTCGGCGCCCCGGTCAACGCCGTAGGGCTGGAGTTCGAGGCCGTGACCGCCAAGGCCCTGCCGGACCGCCCGGATACGGTGGTGGTATCCGGGGCCCTTCGCAACGTCCGCGACCGCGAGATCGTGGCCCCGGCCGTCCGCGTCGCCCTGCTGGACGACCACGGCGCGGAGATCGGCCATGCGATCATTGCGCTGGACGCGGCTCCCGTTCTGCCCGGCGGAGTCCAGGGCTTCGCCGCCCTGATCCGGGATCCGGGCGCCCACGGCGTGGATGTCGGGGTGGCCTTCGCCGGCCCCGGCGCCACGCCGGCGCCCGTTGAAGCGGCCCATCCGGCGAAGACGGCGGCCCATGCTCGGCCCCTGCCGACGCCCGACGACCACGGCCTGCGCCCGGCGATCCTGGAGACGGCGCCCGCCGCCCATGCCCAGCCGGTGGACGCCGTGTCGGTCGAGGCTCCGCAGCATGAGGCCGTGGACAGCCATGGGAAAGAGGCGGTATCCGCCTCGCATGGCTGA
- a CDS encoding phosphoribosyltransferase, whose protein sequence is MADLPQTPTVLLSETEIARVVADLAARIAPVIDDETVAAVLLTGGLWFAADLTRALSRVGRNVRFDALWLASYGDDKASRGRIDVYAPFQRSLQGRKVLILDDVFDTGLSLAEAGRIARDAGASEVLTCVFARKPWPEPRTEPDFVGWEAPGRFLVGYGLDHAGTLRGLPDICALD, encoded by the coding sequence ATGGCTGACCTCCCCCAGACGCCCACCGTCCTCCTGTCCGAGACCGAGATCGCGCGCGTCGTCGCCGATCTGGCTGCCCGCATTGCGCCCGTCATCGATGATGAGACGGTCGCGGCGGTGCTGCTGACCGGCGGGCTGTGGTTCGCCGCCGACCTGACGCGGGCCCTGTCGCGAGTCGGCCGGAACGTCCGCTTCGACGCCCTGTGGCTGGCGTCCTACGGCGACGACAAGGCCAGCCGCGGCCGGATCGACGTCTATGCGCCCTTCCAGCGCTCGCTACAGGGCCGCAAGGTTCTGATCCTGGATGACGTGTTCGACACCGGCCTGTCGCTGGCCGAGGCGGGCCGCATCGCGCGGGACGCCGGGGCGTCCGAGGTCCTGACCTGCGTCTTCGCCCGCAAGCCCTGGCCCGAACCCCGCACCGAACCCGACTTCGTCGGCTGGGAGGCCCCGGGCCGGTTCCTGGTCGGCTATGGGCTGGATCACGCGGGCACGCTGCGCGGCCTCCCCGACATCTGCGCCCTGGATTAG
- a CDS encoding endonuclease domain-containing protein, translated as MLEVLQQGSEDEERPATIIDRARELRADASLPERLLWAKLNGRQLSGLKFRRQHPIEPYVLDFYCPEIKLAVEIDGDMHRDRAEQDKRRDAWLLDRGIQTLRLPARLVLDDIGAALGEIARIAESGR; from the coding sequence GTGCTTGAGGTGCTTCAACAGGGGTCTGAGGATGAAGAGCGACCCGCCACGATCATCGACCGGGCCCGCGAGCTTCGAGCCGATGCGAGTCTTCCCGAACGGCTGTTGTGGGCCAAGCTGAACGGACGCCAGTTGAGCGGGTTGAAGTTCCGTCGCCAGCACCCGATCGAACCCTACGTGCTCGACTTCTACTGTCCCGAGATAAAACTTGCGGTCGAAATTGATGGCGACATGCATAGGGATCGTGCCGAGCAGGACAAAAGACGCGACGCTTGGCTACTGGATCGAGGGATCCAGACCCTTCGACTGCCCGCCAGGCTGGTGCTCGACGACATCGGCGCGGCCTTGGGGGAAATCGCCCGCATCGCCGAAAGCGGCCGATAA